One genomic region from Evansella sp. LMS18 encodes:
- a CDS encoding YtzH-like family protein — protein sequence MTMNYHHQLQLLSDILMNQHDEHYGTHDEYQQVERLANALLQNPSVNGELRETLNTIRNFAAEHDIDGQQGNFIPSELSSWVNQIQNSNQNGPGMGNTGNLNM from the coding sequence ATGACAATGAATTACCATCACCAGCTTCAGCTGCTGTCCGATATTCTGATGAACCAGCACGATGAACATTACGGGACACACGATGAATATCAACAAGTGGAAAGACTTGCAAACGCTTTACTGCAGAATCCATCTGTGAACGGGGAACTCCGTGAGACTCTTAACACCATCCGGAATTTTGCCGCAGAACACGATATAGACGGACAACAGGGAAATTTTATACCATCAGAACTAAGCAGCTGGGTGAACCAAATTCAAAACTCGAACCAGAATGGCCCCGGTATGGGAAATACGGGGAACCTGAATATGTAG
- a CDS encoding phosphotransferase — MKLLEHLLGEEWNICPAGGATGEAYIAENGDQKIFIKRNSSPFLAVLSAEGIVPKLLWTKRLENGDVLTAQRWIKGRELKSPELRQKRVARLLAKIHRSRELLDMFTRMGNHPLTPQALFKETKSRAVRLQIKDPYITEALKWLEKNLPESRIEEHVVCHADVNHNNWIISSEDSLYLIDWDGATVADPALDLAPMLYLYVPENEWGSWLKEYGVTYTPELKYRLDWYMAAHCVESMLWHWQRQEFHDITKWSDILTEIIRQSRFHSS; from the coding sequence GTGAAATTATTGGAACACTTATTGGGCGAAGAGTGGAATATATGTCCTGCCGGAGGTGCGACGGGCGAAGCCTATATCGCTGAGAACGGGGACCAGAAAATCTTCATAAAGAGAAATTCCTCTCCTTTTCTTGCTGTTCTGTCCGCTGAAGGGATTGTCCCAAAGCTTCTATGGACAAAGCGTCTTGAAAACGGAGATGTACTCACTGCCCAGAGGTGGATCAAAGGCCGTGAGTTAAAATCGCCGGAACTGCGCCAGAAGCGTGTGGCAAGGCTGCTGGCCAAAATCCACCGGTCAAGAGAGCTCCTTGATATGTTTACGCGGATGGGAAATCATCCCCTGACACCGCAGGCACTTTTTAAAGAAACCAAATCGCGGGCAGTCCGCTTACAAATAAAAGATCCTTATATTACGGAAGCGCTGAAATGGCTTGAGAAGAATCTTCCTGAAAGCAGGATAGAAGAACATGTAGTCTGCCATGCGGACGTTAACCATAATAACTGGATCATAAGCAGTGAGGACAGTTTATATCTGATTGACTGGGACGGCGCGACAGTTGCTGATCCTGCTCTTGACCTGGCTCCCATGCTGTATTTATATGTGCCGGAGAACGAATGGGGAAGCTGGCTGAAAGAATACGGAGTGACGTATACACCGGAGCTCAAATACCGTCTTGACTGGTATATGGCAGCCCATTGTGTGGAAAGCATGCTATGGCACTGGCAGAGACAGGAGTTCCATGATATTACGAAGTGGTCGGATATCCTTACCGAGATTATTCGTCAGTCGCGGTTTCATTCCTCCTGA
- a CDS encoding nuclease-related domain-containing protein, which produces MAQLVKLSDYISRYETDIYRYPSRFVRLKKERWKRFSSEWGSSEVYLPEMDISFEQETEERKTLGQRLKHLFLRKNEADEVEPAPPPGTKFKDKQELKAAFMEDVFHFQLSWASSTISEKSEINRKYYYDHLLSFFVKELPDSYFIFYEPVFFLEKAPVDFDILILTPTELWLITALPGTDKTVYKSFSNRFWEKKQGDRTEKLLNPGVALKRMKTVTEEILADNGMKIPVRTAVIAKNSFIDLPQLPGKRTKVIDRRNFASWKKEFTAATVPVKHHQLKIAETLLGQCLTNSVLRMDEAQGRIDDI; this is translated from the coding sequence TTGGCTCAGCTAGTAAAGTTATCAGATTATATCTCTCGGTATGAGACAGATATTTACCGTTATCCAAGCCGGTTTGTCCGGCTGAAAAAAGAACGGTGGAAACGATTTTCAAGCGAATGGGGAAGTTCGGAAGTTTATCTGCCAGAAATGGACATTTCTTTCGAACAGGAAACAGAAGAAAGAAAAACGTTGGGCCAGAGACTGAAACATCTCTTTCTGAGAAAAAATGAGGCAGATGAAGTGGAGCCAGCTCCTCCACCTGGCACTAAATTTAAAGATAAACAGGAATTAAAAGCAGCTTTTATGGAGGATGTTTTTCATTTCCAGCTAAGCTGGGCCAGTTCAACTATCTCGGAAAAATCAGAAATCAACAGGAAATATTATTATGATCATCTCCTCTCATTTTTTGTGAAGGAGCTTCCTGACTCTTATTTTATTTTCTATGAGCCTGTTTTTTTCCTGGAAAAAGCACCTGTGGATTTTGATATACTTATATTGACACCTACGGAGCTTTGGCTGATTACCGCGCTTCCTGGGACAGATAAAACAGTTTATAAAAGCTTTTCCAACCGGTTCTGGGAAAAAAAACAGGGGGACCGGACGGAAAAGCTTCTTAATCCGGGAGTTGCTTTAAAGCGAATGAAAACTGTAACAGAGGAGATTCTTGCTGATAATGGAATGAAGATTCCTGTAAGGACCGCTGTGATTGCTAAAAACAGCTTCATTGATCTCCCGCAGCTTCCTGGCAAGCGTACCAAAGTTATTGACAGAAGAAATTTCGCAAGCTGGAAGAAAGAATTTACAGCTGCAACTGTTCCGGTAAAGCACCACCAGCTGAAAATTGCTGAAACTCTCCTTGGCCAGTGCCTTACAAACTCTGTACTTCGTATGGATGAAGCACAGGGAAGGATTGACGATATTTAA
- the thpR gene encoding RNA 2',3'-cyclic phosphodiesterase → MGSPHFFIGIPVPENISSYLEELQQQLSLENYFKKITHAEDFHITLLFLGDWGKEGERESLWSTLADRLAKEEPFKLTLDQTGFFGSKNKPRVFWAGISGEQPLSRIQEKTAGKAEEHGFKREKRPYRPHITLAKSYNTDNDFTESTGTNLNNMEWLVEEVILYEVQPGKKPMYKPVSKIRFSG, encoded by the coding sequence TTGGGCAGCCCACACTTTTTTATTGGCATTCCGGTACCTGAAAATATCAGCAGTTATTTAGAAGAACTGCAGCAGCAACTTAGCTTAGAGAACTACTTTAAAAAAATAACGCATGCAGAAGATTTTCATATCACACTCTTGTTTTTAGGGGATTGGGGAAAAGAGGGGGAAAGGGAGTCGTTATGGTCGACCCTGGCTGACAGGCTTGCTAAAGAGGAACCATTCAAGTTAACCCTGGACCAGACAGGTTTTTTTGGCAGCAAAAACAAACCAAGGGTTTTCTGGGCAGGGATTAGCGGGGAACAACCCTTGTCACGAATACAGGAAAAAACGGCGGGTAAAGCAGAAGAGCATGGTTTCAAGAGGGAGAAACGGCCTTACCGGCCACATATCACACTTGCGAAATCTTATAACACAGACAATGATTTTACAGAAAGCACGGGAACGAACCTGAATAATATGGAGTGGCTTGTGGAGGAAGTAATTCTTTATGAAGTGCAGCCGGGAAAAAAACCTATGTATAAACCCGTTTCAAAAATTCGATTTTCAGGATAA
- the cysK gene encoding cysteine synthase A, translating into MRVANNMAELIGDTPLVKLNRVPDEGGASVYLKLEFMNPSGSVKDRAAYNMILQAEKEGLLNSDSVIIEPTSGNTGIGLAMNTAARGYRTILTMPDTMSQERINLLKAYGAEVVLTPGDKKMPGAIEKAHELVKEIPNSFMPMQFENSANPDAHRSTTAKEIEECMKDIGKPLSAFVAASGTGGTITGTAEELKKVYPDLTVHVVEPKGSPVLSGGKPGPHKLVGTSPGFIPPILNEDVYSEIFCISDENAYDISRQLARKEGILVGPSSGAACYAALQVAKRLTPDDVVVAIACDTGERYLSTDLFDFEKE; encoded by the coding sequence ATGCGTGTCGCAAATAACATGGCCGAGCTGATCGGCGATACACCCCTTGTCAAACTGAACCGTGTACCTGATGAGGGAGGCGCCTCTGTTTATCTAAAACTGGAATTTATGAACCCGAGCGGAAGTGTAAAAGACAGGGCCGCTTATAACATGATTCTACAGGCAGAAAAGGAAGGGCTCCTTAATAGTGACTCGGTAATCATTGAACCAACATCCGGGAACACCGGTATTGGCCTGGCTATGAATACAGCGGCCAGAGGCTACCGGACAATCCTTACCATGCCTGACACAATGTCGCAGGAGCGGATTAATCTCCTTAAAGCATATGGAGCTGAAGTGGTACTTACTCCCGGAGACAAAAAAATGCCAGGCGCAATTGAAAAAGCGCATGAGCTCGTAAAAGAAATTCCGAACAGCTTCATGCCTATGCAGTTCGAAAACAGTGCAAACCCTGATGCCCACAGATCCACAACCGCGAAAGAGATTGAGGAGTGCATGAAAGATATCGGCAAGCCATTATCAGCTTTTGTGGCGGCTTCAGGAACAGGGGGAACCATCACTGGCACAGCAGAAGAGCTTAAGAAAGTTTATCCTGATCTGACTGTCCATGTAGTCGAGCCTAAAGGTTCTCCAGTGCTTTCCGGCGGGAAACCTGGGCCTCATAAGCTGGTGGGTACAAGCCCCGGCTTCATTCCCCCAATATTAAATGAAGACGTATATAGTGAAATCTTTTGTATTTCTGACGAGAATGCCTACGATATTTCACGCCAGCTAGCCAGGAAAGAAGGAATCCTGGTTGGCCCGTCCTCCGGAGCAGCATGCTATGCAGCCCTTCAGGTGGCGAAACGCTTAACCCCTGATGATGTAGTGGTTGCCATTGCCTGTGATACAGGAGAACGGTATCTTTCTACAGACCTTTTTGATTTTGAAAAAGAATAA
- a CDS encoding MFS transporter, producing MNQHKKTMFSMKSFYFFSFFALGGLFPLLSVYLQNEAGLSGAQIGTIMSVGPIVMLLSQPVWGMLSDYTGKPRVLLTVAVVITACTGLLYLFTYEYIWLFLIAALLALFQSPLVPLSDSMAMNYVYKHKEHYGNVRLWGAAGFAVAVWVAGNISDLAGLHVIFYIFAASMILSSVFSMRMPRESAEVNPGIKNGLGTLIKMPRFMIFLTVTFLVFGPIMANNFYFGLFIQFAGGSLAGVGLAFLLAAGSEVPFMRWAGSWIERAGVLKILFIASLISGLRWLFYAAGPSPVFIYVTTVIQGFSIGLFIPAALQYVIKIAPGEIKATAVSLYSAAGNGLGAWFFTFSAGLLIDWFGILSVYLFYGVLTLAGAVLMLVIIRQEKQVSL from the coding sequence GTTTATCTGCAGAACGAAGCTGGACTTTCAGGAGCACAAATCGGCACCATCATGTCTGTTGGTCCCATAGTTATGCTTCTTTCCCAGCCAGTATGGGGAATGCTCAGTGATTATACCGGCAAGCCGAGAGTGCTTTTAACGGTGGCCGTTGTGATTACCGCATGCACAGGCTTGTTGTATTTATTTACATATGAATATATTTGGCTGTTTCTTATTGCAGCCTTACTTGCATTATTTCAAAGCCCCCTTGTTCCTTTGTCGGACAGTATGGCGATGAATTATGTATATAAACATAAGGAACACTATGGCAACGTCCGGCTCTGGGGAGCGGCCGGATTTGCAGTGGCCGTCTGGGTTGCGGGAAACATCTCTGATTTAGCCGGCCTCCACGTCATCTTTTATATTTTTGCAGCCTCGATGATTTTGAGTTCTGTTTTTTCCATGAGGATGCCAAGGGAGTCGGCTGAAGTAAATCCGGGGATAAAAAATGGATTGGGAACTTTAATTAAAATGCCTCGTTTTATGATTTTCCTTACGGTGACATTTCTCGTTTTCGGGCCAATCATGGCAAATAATTTTTATTTTGGACTGTTTATTCAGTTTGCGGGGGGATCTCTCGCCGGGGTAGGTTTAGCTTTCCTGCTTGCAGCTGGAAGCGAGGTCCCTTTTATGCGCTGGGCAGGAAGCTGGATTGAACGGGCCGGAGTCCTGAAAATCCTATTTATTGCTTCACTTATTTCCGGGTTAAGGTGGCTTTTCTATGCTGCTGGACCCAGTCCTGTTTTTATTTATGTTACGACTGTAATTCAGGGTTTTTCCATTGGATTGTTTATACCTGCGGCCCTTCAGTATGTGATAAAGATTGCGCCTGGAGAAATTAAAGCGACTGCTGTTTCTTTGTATTCGGCAGCAGGAAATGGTCTGGGTGCATGGTTCTTTACTTTTTCGGCAGGGCTGTTAATTGACTGGTTCGGAATATTATCCGTCTATCTTTTCTACGGTGTGCTGACTCTTGCAGGAGCGGTACTGATGCTGGTCATCATACGGCAGGAAAAACAAGTTTCTTTGTAG